In Ammospiza caudacuta isolate bAmmCau1 chromosome 2, bAmmCau1.pri, whole genome shotgun sequence, a genomic segment contains:
- the XG gene encoding glycoprotein Xg, translating into MEKFRSIFLLCLGFLLVHVRGQDDFDLADALDHPDDIITRKPTVIRRPTRPVYNNDLHLGDALGGGDISRKPLYPPLPPRPGSYGNSGGFDDSDLIGGKPLPPGDQEHHFNHGGNTDSGLIAGVTSPVISAFVILIVGSIAAYTAYKNKKLCFKPRGGAAV; encoded by the exons ATGGAGAAAttcagaagtatttttcttttgtgcctTGGCTTCCTCCTAGTCCATGTGAGAG GTCAAGATGATTTTGATTTAGCTGATGCCCTTGATCACCCTG ATGACATCATCACCAGGAAACCCACAGTGATCAGAAGACCGACAAGACCTGTATACA ACAATGATCTACATTTAGGAGATGCTCTTGGTGGGG GTGACATCTCAAGAAAACCTTTATACCCACCTCTTCCACCACGCCCAGGAAGCTATGGCAATTCTG GAGGTTTTGATGACTCAGATCTGATTGGTGGAAAGCCTTTACCACCAG GAGATCAGGAGCATCATTTCAATCATGGAGGGAACACAG ATTCAGGTCTAATTGCTGGAGTTACATCTCCtgtaatttctgcttttgtgaTACTGATTGTTGGATCCATAGCAGCCTACACCGCTTACAAGAATAAGAAACTCTGTTTCAAACCACGTG gtgGGGCTGCAGTGTAA